Sequence from the Candidatus Methylacidiphilales bacterium genome:
GAGCATAACCTCGAACTCCAAATCACCCGCAAAGAAATCGAAAAAGCCGTTGGCGCCCAGATCCAAGCTCGATCCGTCCGCTACCCCAAGCTCTCTCTCGAATCCCGCATCGAACTCCGCGACCAAAACCTCTTCAACCAATCCCCTCCCCCAATAGCAGGCCTCGACGACTACTGGATCATTCACCTCTACATCCACCACCCCCTCTACTCCGGCGGAGCCAACCCCAACAAAATCGCCATCGCCAATCTCCACCACTCCAATCAACTCCTCCTCCTCGAAGAAAAAACCCAAGACCTCATCGCTCAAATCAAAGAAACCTACTACACCCTCATCCTCCGCAACCTCGAAATCCAAGCCCAAGAACAAGCCCTCTCCGTCCTCAAAAAAGAAATCGCACGCCAACAAGCCCTCTTCGATGCAGGCCAATCCCCTCGCTTCAACCTCCTCCGCACCCAAGTCGCCTACAACAACATCATCCCCGAACTCGACTCCCTCAAAAACGACGCCTACCGACTCCTCCTCCACCTCGCCCAACTCATCGGCCTCCCACACCACCTCTACCCCTCCCACCTCAAGCTCTCCCACCTCCCCCCCTCACTCCCCTCACCTCCTCGTCGCCCACCAAACCTAGAATCCCTCACCACAGCTATCCAAAAACGCGCCGAAAAAAAACGCCTCCACAACCTCTCCCGCATCGCCTCACACCAAATCGCCATCGAACGCTCCGCCCTCTACCCCAAAATCGACGCCTTCGTCAGCACCCGCACCCGCCACTCCGATCCCCCATCCACACGCCCATCCTTCTTCCAAACCACACAAGAAATCGCCTTCGGCATACTCGCCCGCTGGGACATCTTCGATGGATTCCTCGCCCAAGGCAAAATCCTCCAAGCCCAAGCCCAAGCCGATATCGCTGCTACCCAAGAAACACAATGGCTCCAACACACCCACGCCCAGGCTCGCCTCCTCACCTCAGAAATCCTCTCCCTCCACTACATCCTCCAAAAACAACAACAAAACGTCTCCCTCGCCAAGCAAGCCCTTGACCTCGCCCAAGACTCCCACGCCCACGGCCAACTCTCCCTCCTCGACCTCCTCCAAGCCAACCTCGACTTCACCCGCGCCCGCCTCCACGAACTCAAATCCCTCCACCGCCTCCTCGTCGCCTACACCCAACTCGACCGCCTCATCGGCCATCCCCCTATCCACATCCACCCCTCCTCCCTCAAAATCTCACAACAATGACCCCCCACCTCCTCCCAATCCACCACCCCACCGCTCCTCAACCCCCACACCCCATCTCCCCCCAGCACATCCTCCTATCCCTCCTTCTCACCCTCACCCCTCTCCCCCCCATCACCACCACAGCCCAATCCCCGTCCCCCCACTCCACATCCCCCCCGCCCACCACCCCACACGCATTCCTCAATCACTTCGTCAACCAATCCCCCACCATCCAAATCGCCTCCCAACAAATCATCTCCCACTTCGGCCAACTCATCCAATGGAAAGCCTCCCTCTTCCCTCGCCTCTCCGCACAAGCCATCTCATTCCCCCTCCTCATCGACGCACACATCCACCACTCCCTCCTCGACCTCCCCACCCAAGCGCGCACCCGCGCCACCCTCCACCACCTCGAAGCCGCCGAATTCAACCTCCTCGCCACCGCCGAAAACGAATTCCACCTCCTCCGCCAAGCCACCACCCAATACCTCGCCGCCCAACACCTCACCCGCATCGAATCCTCCTTCGCCGACCTCTTCCTCTCCCACCTCCACACCCTCCGCTCCCTCCGCGACGCAGCCCGCATCCCCACATACGACCTCACCTGGGCCGAATCCCAAGCCCACTCCCTCCAGCTCAGCCTCCACGAAGCCCAAATCTCC
This genomic interval carries:
- a CDS encoding TolC family protein, which codes for MRLKPTHTQTQPLFTPTFIPHPPPPILPLLVTLSIILFTPHCLTATTSPPQPTPDPPSPLSKDLPSLIEHALEHNLELQITRKEIEKAVGAQIQARSVRYPKLSLESRIELRDQNLFNQSPPPIAGLDDYWIIHLYIHHPLYSGGANPNKIAIANLHHSNQLLLLEEKTQDLIAQIKETYYTLILRNLEIQAQEQALSVLKKEIARQQALFDAGQSPRFNLLRTQVAYNNIIPELDSLKNDAYRLLLHLAQLIGLPHHLYPSHLKLSHLPPSLPSPPRRPPNLESLTTAIQKRAEKKRLHNLSRIASHQIAIERSALYPKIDAFVSTRTRHSDPPSTRPSFFQTTQEIAFGILARWDIFDGFLAQGKILQAQAQADIAATQETQWLQHTHAQARLLTSEILSLHYILQKQQQNVSLAKQALDLAQDSHAHGQLSLLDLLQANLDFTRARLHELKSLHRLLVAYTQLDRLIGHPPIHIHPSSLKISQQ